One genomic region from Candidatus Woesearchaeota archaeon encodes:
- a CDS encoding segregation/condensation protein A, with product MPNNESIFKLIVEEDELTWQTILYDLVKTEQMDPWDIDISLLTQKYIELVKQLKQMDFRISGKVLLAAAILLKIKSNRLVGEDMDALDRLISASEQGDDEAFFDVLEETRGDPDAEKARLIPRTPQPRKRKVSIYDLVGALEQALEVKRRRVLSRMPVTDFEIPKKGVDMTLVVRDVYRKIKDFFVFNKRSKLTFSNLVPSQSKEDKVYTFIPLLHLTHQRKIDLWQYEHFGDIEIELLRTQRQVDKELGMI from the coding sequence ATGCCAAACAACGAGAGTATCTTCAAGCTGATTGTCGAAGAAGATGAGCTGACATGGCAGACAATTCTTTATGATCTTGTCAAGACAGAGCAGATGGACCCCTGGGACATTGATATTTCGCTTCTTACCCAGAAATACATAGAGCTGGTAAAGCAGCTAAAGCAAATGGATTTCAGGATTTCCGGGAAAGTTCTGCTTGCTGCTGCAATACTCCTTAAAATAAAGTCAAACCGCTTAGTGGGAGAAGACATGGATGCTTTAGACAGGCTGATTTCAGCAAGCGAACAAGGCGACGATGAGGCATTCTTTGATGTGCTGGAGGAAACAAGAGGAGATCCGGATGCTGAAAAGGCAAGGCTTATTCCAAGGACTCCGCAGCCCAGAAAAAGAAAGGTTTCGATTTATGACCTTGTGGGCGCATTAGAGCAGGCACTGGAAGTCAAAAGAAGAAGGGTTCTGAGCAGAATGCCTGTAACTGATTTTGAAATCCCGAAAAAGGGAGTGGATATGACGCTTGTTGTAAGGGATGTTTACAGGAAGATCAAGGATTTCTTTGTATTTAATAAAAGATCAAAGCTGACATTCTCGAATCTTGTGCCTTCGCAGAGCAAGGAAGACAAAGTGTACACATTTATTCCGCTGCTTCACCTGACTCACCAGAGGAAAATAGACCTTTGGCAGTACGAGCATTTCGGGGATATTGAGATTGAGCTGCTAAGGACGCAAAGGCAGGTGGATAAAGAGCTTGGGATGATTTGA
- a CDS encoding LAGLIDADG family homing endonuclease yields the protein MKNQIKDRDEHYLKFKKGDQTRFMRSVKDKCFGSWIKLADFLGVNRSMIFLYLSEECKLPKTGFEKMIKISNLNPNNFLFKIVHYSIYGVAKIPHKITPELSEFVGIMLGDGNISKVNYQITISGGIIDGCYITNYVPQLIKKLFSKGVYFRKIAKAGLDCKFSSKAVCEYLMSKMGIVSPKTNCVIPKSFFEDHNILRSCVRGLFDTDGGLHKHHKNSAQLQFTNKSYSLIQSLRNALIQLGFKPSQITINHKERNTLELYLFDRDVRLYFKEIGSSNPKNNLKFETWVKEGKVPLNKEMTNANSAKED from the coding sequence ATGAAAAATCAAATTAAAGATCGTGATGAACATTATCTGAAATTCAAGAAGGGCGACCAAACTAGATTTATGAGATCAGTTAAAGATAAGTGCTTCGGTTCGTGGATCAAATTGGCAGATTTTCTTGGCGTCAATAGAAGTATGATCTTTTTATACCTGTCAGAAGAGTGCAAACTGCCTAAGACGGGTTTTGAGAAAATGATTAAAATTTCAAATCTGAATCCTAATAATTTTTTATTTAAAATTGTTCATTATTCAATTTATGGAGTAGCTAAAATCCCGCATAAAATAACCCCGGAGTTATCTGAGTTTGTTGGTATCATGTTGGGAGATGGCAATATAAGTAAAGTAAATTATCAAATAACTATTAGCGGCGGTATTATTGATGGGTGTTATATCACCAATTATGTGCCTCAATTAATAAAAAAACTATTTTCAAAGGGCGTTTATTTTAGAAAAATAGCCAAAGCCGGGTTAGATTGTAAATTTAGTTCTAAAGCAGTCTGCGAATATCTTATGTCTAAGATGGGCATCGTATCACCAAAGACCAATTGTGTGATACCAAAAAGTTTCTTTGAAGACCACAATATACTTAGGTCTTGTGTAAGAGGGTTATTCGATACAGATGGCGGTCTGCATAAACATCATAAAAATTCAGCTCAACTTCAATTTACAAACAAATCTTATTCACTAATTCAATCCCTACGAAATGCTTTGATTCAATTGGGTTTTAAACCATCTCAAATAACGATTAACCATAAGGAGAGGAATACATTGGAATTATACTTATTTGATAGAGATGTTAGACTATATTTCAAAGAAATCGGTTCAAGCAACCCAAAAAACAATCTTAAATTTGAAACGTGGGTTAAAGAAGGGAAGGTGCCATTAAATAAAGAGATGACTAACGCAAATAGTGCAAAGGAAGACTGA
- a CDS encoding NAD(+)/NADH kinase, which produces MKPKNAAVVYHFKGKSLRSVCNVLKKNNIQFSILSREKLNEKSFENKDLIIAIGGDGTFLRASHFIGNSAILGINADPKNKEGFFMCCNAKSFENKFRNILKNNFKKIKLNRLELKISNKKISTPALNEVYVGSAKAYHTSNYEIFIDGKKEIQKSSGILVAAAAGSTAWIKSAGGKKLSLTSKKIQYLVREPYSGRISGFGLKKGFANKIKIKALKQELVVVIDSLTEEHPLKKGSIAEIAASSMPLTIIK; this is translated from the coding sequence ATGAAACCGAAAAACGCAGCAGTTGTTTACCATTTTAAAGGCAAATCCCTCAGATCAGTCTGCAATGTTTTGAAGAAAAACAACATACAATTCAGCATTCTCTCAAGGGAAAAATTGAATGAAAAAAGTTTTGAGAACAAAGACCTAATCATTGCAATTGGCGGCGACGGGACATTTTTAAGGGCATCGCATTTCATCGGGAATTCTGCCATACTGGGGATTAACGCTGACCCCAAAAATAAAGAAGGCTTTTTTATGTGCTGCAATGCCAAGAGCTTTGAAAATAAATTCAGGAATATTCTGAAAAATAATTTCAAAAAAATAAAGCTTAACAGGCTTGAACTTAAAATAAGCAATAAAAAAATAAGCACTCCTGCGCTGAACGAAGTTTATGTCGGCTCTGCTAAGGCATACCATACATCAAATTACGAGATTTTTATTGACGGAAAAAAAGAGATCCAAAAAAGCTCAGGCATTTTGGTTGCAGCAGCAGCAGGAAGCACGGCATGGATCAAAAGCGCAGGCGGCAAAAAACTAAGCTTAACTTCTAAAAAGATTCAGTATCTTGTTAGGGAGCCTTACAGCGGCAGAATTTCAGGATTCGGCCTTAAAAAAGGATTCGCTAACAAAATAAAAATAAAGGCCTTGAAGCAGGAGCTTGTTGTTGTTATTGATTCCTTGACAGAAGAGCATCCCCTGAAAAAAGGAAGTATTGCAGAAATTGCAGCATCTAGTATGCCTTTAACAATAATAAAATAA
- a CDS encoding 30S ribosomal protein S17e, with product MGRIKTQLIKRISKKLVAEHKQDLKKEFNENKQSVAKYLDTTSKKMKNIISGYVTRMMKAGERRRRSVRIEEENYGGGDNNGRRQQQHLYRK from the coding sequence ATGGGACGAATTAAAACACAGTTAATCAAGAGAATTTCAAAGAAGCTGGTAGCTGAGCATAAGCAGGACCTCAAGAAAGAATTCAATGAAAACAAGCAGTCAGTAGCGAAATATCTGGACACAACCAGCAAAAAAATGAAGAATATCATATCAGGCTATGTCACAAGAATGATGAAAGCAGGAGAGCGCAGGAGAAGAAGCGTCAGAATAGAGGAAGAGAATTATGGCGGGGGCGATAACAATGGCAGAAGACAGCAACAACATCTTTATAGGAAGTAA
- the albA gene encoding DNA-binding protein Alba yields the protein MAEDSNNIFIGSKPFMNYVTGVVMQFTTKDARQVAIKARGKFISRAVDVAQVAAKRFLTGQVDIGDIKVDSEEFTNKEGRQVRVSTIEIVLAKK from the coding sequence ATGGCAGAAGACAGCAACAACATCTTTATAGGAAGTAAGCCTTTTATGAATTATGTAACCGGCGTAGTGATGCAGTTTACAACCAAGGACGCGCGGCAAGTCGCTATAAAGGCAAGGGGAAAATTCATATCGAGAGCAGTGGATGTGGCGCAGGTTGCAGCAAAAAGGTTTTTGACAGGCCAGGTTGATATTGGCGACATAAAGGTTGACAGCGAAGAGTTCACAAACAAGGAAGGCAGGCAGGTAAGAGTTTCAACAATAGAGATAGTTCTGGCAAAGAAGTAA
- a CDS encoding TMEM165/GDT1 family protein — MLEAFISAVVFSVLGEIADKTQLIILGLSLKYKAPFKVFLGALAGHAVMDGIAIIIGYYFGFVFSSNISILDEIVGSLFILFGLWGLLKKYIIKSRKEKENKVMHSMPLIATFLTILVVEIGDKTQVASGLLAAKYLQPIPIVLGVILGLAITIGLNVFIGRKLAEKLPRNTIRTASYILFILFGIITIMF; from the coding sequence ATGCTTGAAGCATTTATCAGCGCAGTGGTGTTTTCAGTATTAGGCGAGATAGCTGACAAGACCCAATTGATCATTCTGGGATTATCGCTGAAATACAAAGCGCCATTTAAGGTGTTTTTAGGGGCTCTGGCAGGGCACGCTGTAATGGACGGCATAGCAATAATTATAGGATACTATTTTGGGTTTGTTTTTTCTTCAAATATATCGATACTGGATGAAATAGTCGGGTCATTGTTTATCCTGTTCGGGCTGTGGGGCTTGTTAAAAAAATACATAATAAAAAGCAGGAAGGAAAAAGAAAATAAAGTCATGCACAGCATGCCTTTAATAGCAACATTCCTGACGATTCTGGTTGTTGAGATAGGAGACAAGACTCAGGTTGCTTCCGGCCTGCTTGCTGCAAAATACCTGCAGCCCATACCTATTGTTTTAGGTGTAATTTTAGGGCTTGCAATTACAATAGGGCTGAATGTTTTTATAGGAAGAAAGCTGGCAGAGAAACTGCCGAGAAACACCATAAGAACAGCGAGCTATATACTGTTTATTCTGTTCGGCATAATTACCATTATGTTTTAG
- a CDS encoding metal-dependent hydrolase — protein MPLAVTHVLTSIILVDLYRDYVTKHKKYFTVHTIFLAGFFGLLPDIDIVLKMFAGFFNFNVPFLLQHRGITHTPFFALLFLIPAVILWKKKKHKQATYFYVATFAILLHIFLDYVIGGGRFEGVMWLFPFSFQAWKLHLINYFNLSNIPEALDAIILLGWLWHEEIKHKISDFI, from the coding sequence ATGCCACTAGCAGTAACTCATGTTTTAACAAGCATAATTTTAGTTGATTTGTATAGAGATTATGTTACAAAACATAAAAAATATTTTACAGTTCACACAATTTTTCTTGCAGGTTTTTTTGGACTTTTACCCGATATTGATATTGTCCTGAAAATGTTTGCAGGTTTTTTCAATTTTAATGTTCCTTTTTTATTACAACATAGAGGAATTACCCACACTCCTTTTTTTGCGCTTTTATTTTTGATTCCTGCTGTAATTCTATGGAAAAAGAAGAAACATAAACAGGCAACTTATTTTTATGTTGCGACATTTGCAATACTATTGCATATCTTCTTGGATTATGTTATTGGTGGCGGAAGATTTGAGGGCGTAATGTGGTTATTCCCTTTCTCATTTCAGGCTTGGAAGTTACATCTAATTAATTATTTTAATTTATCAAATATCCCAGAAGCATTGGATGCAATAATTTTGCTCGGATGGCTTTGGCATGAAGAAATCAAGCATAAGATTTCTGATTTTATTTGA
- a CDS encoding histidine phosphatase family protein has protein sequence MKLIIVRHGETEENTKGITQGHKHGKLTKTGIEQARKLALRLKDEKIDCIYSSDLQRAKDTTEEIAKFHKAPIHYTSELREQHPGVFEGRPREELRKTKEESRLSLAEFKPEGGESFTESKERAQKFLNMLFKRHTKGTILISSHAAFITMLLGILLNKSIEEAFKLRQSNACVNIIEIKENSKHKVHAINCVKHLL, from the coding sequence ATGAAATTAATCATAGTCAGGCATGGTGAAACTGAAGAAAATACTAAAGGAATTACACAGGGCCATAAGCACGGAAAGTTAACAAAAACAGGAATTGAGCAGGCCAGAAAATTAGCATTGAGGTTGAAAGATGAAAAAATTGATTGCATTTATTCAAGCGATTTGCAAAGAGCAAAAGATACAACTGAAGAAATAGCAAAATTTCATAAAGCTCCAATTCATTATACTTCTGAATTAAGGGAGCAGCATCCAGGGGTTTTTGAGGGAAGGCCAAGGGAAGAACTTCGTAAAACAAAGGAAGAAAGCAGGCTATCATTAGCAGAATTTAAACCAGAAGGAGGAGAAAGCTTTACAGAATCAAAAGAGAGGGCGCAAAAATTCCTTAATATGCTGTTTAAAAGGCATACAAAAGGGACGATCCTTATCTCGTCGCATGCTGCTTTTATCACGATGCTGCTGGGGATTCTTCTGAATAAATCGATTGAAGAAGCATTTAAACTGAGGCAATCCAATGCATGCGTGAATATTATTGAGATCAAGGAGAATTCAAAGCATAAAGTGCATGCGATAAACTGCGTTAAACATCTGTTATGA
- a CDS encoding CDGSH iron-sulfur domain-containing protein has translation MADEDKLPDNAKKIVLKKGKRCSLCTCGKSKHLPFCDDEHKKLNEALGTCYKSLKILPKEDVEAEVYSSNWPED, from the coding sequence ATGGCAGACGAAGATAAGCTCCCGGATAATGCAAAGAAGATCGTGCTTAAGAAGGGAAAGAGATGCAGCTTATGCACCTGCGGCAAGAGCAAACACCTGCCTTTCTGCGATGATGAGCATAAGAAACTGAATGAGGCGCTTGGAACATGCTATAAATCACTGAAGATCCTGCCGAAAGAGGATGTTGAAGCCGAGGTTTATTCTTCGAACTGGCCTGAAGATTAA